TCCAGGAAGTTAGCAGGCTCGCCGCCCGAAAGCTTGATAATATCCATGGTAGCCATCGCAAGACCGGCACCATTTACCATACAACCTACGTTTCCATCCAGTTTGACGTAGTTCAGGTTGTTAGCACCTGCTTCTACTTCCAAAGGATCTTCTTCGTTGGTATCGCGCATTTCAGCCAGTTCAGGGTGACGATACAATGCATTGTCATCCAGGTCAACTTTGGCATCAACGGCAAGGATTTTATTGTCAGATGTTTTCAAAACCGGGTTGATTTCGAACATCGCTGAATCACTTTCAATATAAGCTTTGTAAAGAGAGGTGATGAATTTCACCATTTCTTTGAACGCATCGCCTTCAAGGCCCAACGCAAAAGCTACTTTGCGTGCCTGGAATGGCTGCAAGCCTACTTTTGGATCAATCCACTCTTTCATGATCTTTTCAGGCGTATGCTCTGCAACTTCCTCAATGTCCATTCCACCTTCGGTGCTGGCCATGATCACATTACAGTTTTTACCGCGGTCAAGCAGGATAGAAAGATAGTACTCTTTCGGCTCGCTAGGTCCTGGATAATATACATCTTCGGCAATAAGCACTTTGTTGACACGCTTTCCATCGGGTCCGGTCTGATGCGTAACCAACACTTTGCCCAAAATATTATTGGATATGGTGCGCACATCTTCAACAGATTTTGCGAGGGCAACACCACGTTGTTCGGTTCCAACGATGCGGCCTTTTCCACGTCCACCTGCGTGGATCTGTGATTTTACAACATACCATTTGGTACCAGTCTGCTGGCTAAGCTCACGCGCAACTTCAACTGCCTTGTCCGGAGTGTCGGCTACGAGCCCTTCCTGAATACGCACACCGTATTTTTTAAGAACGCTTTTGCCTTGATATTCGTGAATATTCATGAGTATAAAAGTAAATTGGTATTTTCACGGCAAATTAAGGAATTAATCAAAACGGGCGTAGATTTCAGTCCAATTATCTTTCTTCTAAATATGAATTTACTTCAGGCGAGCGGGATCAGGCGGACATACGGTTCTTTACAGGTTTTGAAGGGAATTGATCTGGAAGTAAAAAAGGGTGAGGTAGTCGCGATAGTTGGTCCTTCGGGAGCGGGAAAAAGTACTTTTTTGCACATTCTGGGCACATTGGACAGGCCTGATGAAGGGCAGGTGCTCATAGAAGGAGTGAATGTATTTACTCAAAAAGATAAAGATCTTGCCAAATTCCGAAACGAAAAGATCGGTTTTATCTTCCAATTTCACAATCTGCTTGCCGAATTTACGGCGCTGGAAAATACCTGTATGCCAGGCTATATCAATGGGTTAGGTAATGAAAAGGAGATTATATCCAGAGGGAAAGAACTGCTGGAAATGCTTGGTCTTTCGGGTAGAATGGACCACTTGCCTTCGCAACTGTCAGGCGGTGAGCAACAAAGGGTAGCAGTGGCAAGGGCGCTGCTGAACAAGCCGTCGATCGTGCTTGCCGACGAACCCAGCGGTAACCTCGACTCACATAATGCTCTGGATCTACACCAGTTGTTTTTCAAGCTGCGCGACGATTTCGGACAAACTTTCGTGATTGTGACCCACAACGAAGAATTGGCAGAAATGGCAGACCGGCGACTGGTCATGCAGGACGGAATGATGCTCCCATAAAAATATTTTTACTCAAATGTGTGACCACGTTTCGATGCTAACGTCTAAATGAGGAAGTTTTTCATAACGTTGAGTAAAGCAAATAGCCGACTGGATTTTCCGGTCGGCTATTTTATGAGTTTTGAGTTTAAGATTTCAGAGTCAAAAATTAAGACATTAGACTCTAAACTTTCGACTCTAAACTCTTAACTAAAAAATTACATCATTCCGCCCATTCCGCCGCCGTGGCTGTGGCCACCGCCTGCAGGAGCTTCTTCTGGTTCGTCAGCAATTACACATTCAGTTGTCAACAACAGACCTGCGATAGATGCTGCGTTTTCCAAAGCCAAACGTGAAACTTTCTTAGGGTCAATGATACCAGCTTCCAAAAGGTCTGTGTAAACATTGTCTTTTGCATTGTAACCGTATGATCCTGTTCCTTCTTTCACTTTCGCAACAACTACTGATGGCTCCTGGCCTGAGTTAGAAACGATTGTTCTCAAAGGAGCCTCCAAAGCTACACGGATAATGTTGATACCGGTTGTTTCGTCTTCGTTGTTTCCAGTAAAGCCTTCCAGAGCAGCAGTTGCACGGATATAAGCTACACCACCACCAGCAACGATACCTTCTTCAACAGCAGCACGAGTTGCATGCAATGCGTCGTCAACGCGGTCTTTTTTCTCTTTCATTTCAACCTCAGTTGCAGCACCGATATAAAGGATAGCTACACCACCTGACAATTTAGCCAGACGTTCCTGAAGTTTTTCACGGTCGTAGTCAGAAGTTGTATTCTCGATCTGTGCTTTGATTTGGTTAACACGGCCCTGAATGTCTTCAGAATTACCTGATCCGTTAACCAAAGTTGTATTGTCTTTGTCGATAATCGCTTTTTCGCAAGTCCCAAGGTATTCCAAAGTTGCGTTTTCCAATTTGAAACCGCGCTCTTCTGAAATTACTGTACCACCAGTGATGATTGCGATGTCTTCAAGCATTGCTTTACGACGGTCACCAAAACCAGGAGCTTTAACAGCAGCAACTTTCAAGGCGCCGCGGATTTTGTTCACTACCAATGTAGCCAACGCTTCTCCGTCAACATCTTCTGCCAAAATAAGCAAAGGACGGCCTGTTTGTGCAACTGCTTCAAGAACCGGAAGCAATTCTTTCATGGAAGAAACTTTCTTCTCAGAGATCAGGATATATGGACGCTCCAAATCAGCTTCCATTTTCTCTGTATTGGTAACGAAATATGGAGAAAGGTATCCACGGTCAAACTGCATACCTTCCACAGTTTTAACTTCTGTTTCAGTACCACGAGCTTCTTCAACAGTGATAACACCTTCTTTTCCTACTTTTTCCATTGCTTCGGCGATCATATTGCCGATTTCTTCGTCATGGTTAGCTGAAATAGTAGCAACCTGAGCGATTTCTTTGGAAGTAGAAATGTTTTTCTTTTGTGATTCAAGATCTTTAACGATCACTGAAACAGCTTTGTCAATACCGCGTTTCAAATCCATTGGATTTGCACCGGCAGCAACGTTCTTAACACCGATTGAGTAGATCGCCTGGGCCAAAACAGTTGCAGTAGTAGTACCATCACCAGCTGAATCAGCAGTTTTAGAAGCTACTTCTTTCACCAACTGAGCACCCATGTTTTCGATAGGATCTTTCAAATCGATTTCTTTTGCAACAGTAACACCATCCTTAGTGATGCTTGGTGAACCGAATTTTTTGTCGATTACAACGTTACGGCCACGAGGTCCCAATGTAACTTTAACGGCGTCAGCCAATGTGTCAACACCACGCTTTATCTTGTCGCGGGCTTCTGTGTCAAAAAATATTTTCTTAGACATAACAATTAATTATTTGAAATAACTTTAAGAGAAACTATGAATTTAAATGGCAGACAATTAACCAATAATGGCGTAAATGTCTGATTCACGCATAATCAGGATGTCTTTTCCTTCGTATGCTAATTCAGTACCTGAATACTTACCGTACAATACGGTATCACCTACTTTTACTGTAAGCGGCTCATCTTTTTTACCCGGGCCAACGGCTACCACGGTTCCACGCTGAGGCTTTTCCTTTGCAGTATCAGGGATAATGATACCAAATGCTGTTTTTTCTTCGGCTGGGGCTGGTTCTACAAGAACACGATCAGCCAGAGGTTGTACGTTCACTTGTATTTCTGCTAAAGTTGACATAAATATTAAACGTTTGTTTTTTTATGATTGTCAGTAATTAATTTGACTGCAAACCGGTAAGCACAATCTATGCCAGCGTATCGGCTCTGACATTTTTTCCGGGAAGTATGCCAAATTTGTACCTAAACCTGTCGTTATATAATTATAATGCTTTTGTCGTGTCAGGAAAATCAAATAATTGTTTCCGGTTTTGAAAATGCTTAAATTTTATCGGCACCAAAGTTAAAATCCTATGACAAACCTCCAGAAGAATTGGTTAACCGAAGGAATTTTTGATTTAGAGTATAAAAAATATGTGCTAATGGCTTATCTGCAGCACATTGGCAGCGAGTTCACACAAAACCGGCTGCATCCATATTTGCCCGAATTGAAATACCACTTCAACTCTTGCGTTGACATTCAGGCCAATAAAAGCCAGATAAAAACATCATTTCCCAAAAACCTGACAGGGATCAATTTTCAGCAATGGAGGCTGGAATACGAGGAAACACACCAGGATGATCCCTATCTCGAAGATTTGAACTACATTCTGGAATTTGCGATCGACCGCTTTTCACGATCCATTGATGAGGGTACCGAGATATTCACGGAAGTAGAAGAGAATGTGAAAATTTCACCGGTAGGCATCGTCCCGCTTCGTTTACAGGAAGGTTATCTGCTGTTTCTGCATACTTTTCAGCCGCTGGTGAGTGTATTTGAGTACCAGCTTGCATTATACAATGAAATGAAACAGAGGTATTTGAAAACAACCTTCGTGGAAACGGTGAGAATCGGTATCGGAAACACGGTATCTCAAATCAAAGTAGATCTCACAAAAAAGAATAAGTCACTTCCGAATCCGGCGACCTATGTTGTGGAATCGCGCTACGACTATCCTTTGCATGAAACCCTCTTGCCGGTCGCCGAGAAGCTGATGTTGAGAGAAATTAATTTTGCTTAGCAGTTATTCGACATAAAATGTCTGAAACAAAGAAAGCTCGCGATGCTGTCATCACGAGCTTTCTTTTATATGTCTTTCTGCTTATTTTGAGCTGT
The genomic region above belongs to Dyadobacter pollutisoli and contains:
- the sucC gene encoding ADP-forming succinate--CoA ligase subunit beta, translating into MNIHEYQGKSVLKKYGVRIQEGLVADTPDKAVEVARELSQQTGTKWYVVKSQIHAGGRGKGRIVGTEQRGVALAKSVEDVRTISNNILGKVLVTHQTGPDGKRVNKVLIAEDVYYPGPSEPKEYYLSILLDRGKNCNVIMASTEGGMDIEEVAEHTPEKIMKEWIDPKVGLQPFQARKVAFALGLEGDAFKEMVKFITSLYKAYIESDSAMFEINPVLKTSDNKILAVDAKVDLDDNALYRHPELAEMRDTNEEDPLEVEAGANNLNYVKLDGNVGCMVNGAGLAMATMDIIKLSGGEPANFLDVGGGANARTVEAGFRIILKDPNVKAILINIFGGIVRCDRVAAGVVEAYKAIGEIPVPIIVRLQGTNAEEGARIINESGLKVYSAIEFKEAATKVSEVLAELGV
- the groL gene encoding chaperonin GroEL (60 kDa chaperone family; promotes refolding of misfolded polypeptides especially under stressful conditions; forms two stacked rings of heptamers to form a barrel-shaped 14mer; ends can be capped by GroES; misfolded proteins enter the barrel where they are refolded when GroES binds), whose product is MSKKIFFDTEARDKIKRGVDTLADAVKVTLGPRGRNVVIDKKFGSPSITKDGVTVAKEIDLKDPIENMGAQLVKEVASKTADSAGDGTTTATVLAQAIYSIGVKNVAAGANPMDLKRGIDKAVSVIVKDLESQKKNISTSKEIAQVATISANHDEEIGNMIAEAMEKVGKEGVITVEEARGTETEVKTVEGMQFDRGYLSPYFVTNTEKMEADLERPYILISEKKVSSMKELLPVLEAVAQTGRPLLILAEDVDGEALATLVVNKIRGALKVAAVKAPGFGDRRKAMLEDIAIITGGTVISEERGFKLENATLEYLGTCEKAIIDKDNTTLVNGSGNSEDIQGRVNQIKAQIENTTSDYDREKLQERLAKLSGGVAILYIGAATEVEMKEKKDRVDDALHATRAAVEEGIVAGGGVAYIRATAALEGFTGNNEDETTGINIIRVALEAPLRTIVSNSGQEPSVVVAKVKEGTGSYGYNAKDNVYTDLLEAGIIDPKKVSRLALENAASIAGLLLTTECVIADEPEEAPAGGGHSHGGGMGGMM
- a CDS encoding ABC transporter ATP-binding protein gives rise to the protein MNLLQASGIRRTYGSLQVLKGIDLEVKKGEVVAIVGPSGAGKSTFLHILGTLDRPDEGQVLIEGVNVFTQKDKDLAKFRNEKIGFIFQFHNLLAEFTALENTCMPGYINGLGNEKEIISRGKELLEMLGLSGRMDHLPSQLSGGEQQRVAVARALLNKPSIVLADEPSGNLDSHNALDLHQLFFKLRDDFGQTFVIVTHNEELAEMADRRLVMQDGMMLP
- a CDS encoding co-chaperone GroES; this encodes MSTLAEIQVNVQPLADRVLVEPAPAEEKTAFGIIIPDTAKEKPQRGTVVAVGPGKKDEPLTVKVGDTVLYGKYSGTELAYEGKDILIMRESDIYAIIG